The sequence below is a genomic window from Deltaproteobacteria bacterium.
TGATTGTGTTAACAAAAAAAGGGCTACGGTCTCCCGTAATCCCTCGGCTTGATTTGGTAGCGGGGCCAGGATTTGAACCTGCGACCTTCGGGTGGATGTCGACAAGAATTATTTAGTAATACCCGCGAGAAAATCTCCGACGGCTTGTACGACGATCCCCATCGTATCCGCCAGTTTGTTCATGTAGAGACCGAAATGGCGTCGATCCCCGGTGAGAAACTGTGTTGCCTTGCATCGTTGCGCCGAGGCGAATACGGGCCGGTCTTTCTCGGGAAGCAAAAGCGTGCACCGCTCTCCCGCCACATCGGGAACAAGGCGGACGATCCGCAGAATTTCCGACAAACGCCCAAGAGCC
It includes:
- a CDS encoding DNA-binding protein; the encoded protein is MTSAYCLAEARLNLERKHPAALGRLSEILRIVRLVPDVAGERCTLLLPEKDRPVFASAQRCKATQFLTGDRRHFGLYMNKLADTMGIVVQAVGDFLAGITK